GGAACATACAGTATGTTTGGATTGGGGTTGCTTAGCACTACTCTGCGATGCTTACGACACAGACGAATCAGCCAGAATGCAGATACATTTCAAGCTAGCACCACACAAGGTCGCAATTTGTATAGAAGAGCGGAAGAATGATGTTGGAAATGATGATTTAAATCGCTTTGTACTTTACTTAAATAACATGCTAAGAACAAAAGGCCTGAACACTATATTAACCAGCCCGTGTGTCGTGGACACGTGTTTGGTTCCTTTCGTGGTTTTAGTTCACAGGACTAGTCTCGAAAATGGCATTATACGTATAACAAATAGGTCAACAACTCTCAGCGAAGCGATTCACATAACCGATTtggcaaattatataattaagtatTGTTAAAACCAACGAACGACAATAAAGTTTTACGTGTCGagtctttaaaatatattttccagtGGTGTTATTATTTCTCTTCATCGATAAAGGAATACAACAGATTTTCAGAAACAGGAAGTTTTGTTTCTGTTTCGTAGTTGACATATATTATTCGCTAATTCGTCAAATATATTCAgctactttattttataatagtatcttcaaaaaatttcaCCTATTAAGGTATCGACAAGAacattccattaaaaataaatgtaacagaCTTAAATACGAAAGAAGTTTGCGCATGGATGTTGTAATGGTGAAAGTACAAGAAGATCGGAATGCTTTCGTACTTGATAAAATGTACACTTTATACACCAGCATTCCTCGACTGAATATTgccaaaatttatataaactaaaTTGTAGTATGATGTCGCTCTGGGGAGCAAGTATCgttcttcaaataataatacttctaAACAGCTAAGCAGGTAGTTGCAGCTTCTTGCCTTTCAATACTTTGGTAATGTAGAGATAGAAAAAGTCACAGTAGAGAACTGTCTGCACTAAGCCAGCAACTATGGCGATTAAATCGTAGTGATCCTCTGCGTAGTAACGATACACCCAGTTTAATAAATAGAGCCCTCTGTACGATCCCAAAGCGAACAGGTAGTGGCTGGTGATGCTCTCCGCCTCTCCCGTTTTTGATACTAAAAACAATTGGGGCAATATTGCTACGGACTCCAAGTAGATGCTGAACGTCCATAAAATTTCCACGACTGTGAACTCGTGGTTGATTAGTAACGCCAGTACCAGCGTGGGGAGAACTAGAAACTCGATCCTGAAAGGGTAAACGAaagttaaagaatttaaatgtaaaatagtaCCCATACTCTATGGACTTTATTGCAGATGGAGAATGGAGAATTATTCGGTGTGAAAAGGAGGAACGCACCTGAACGTGTCGTGGTTGTGGTCGTAGGTGGCTTTAAATTTAGCGTACATCAGGAAAACAGTGGCGTAGGAGGTTGCGatgaaaattactttcataAATGTGTTGTACGCTGAGATGTAAGTTGTCACCAGGTCTAGATAGCGCATTGTGTAGACAATAGCGAATAGAATTTGTGATTTGCCACTGATACCTGCAAAATAGAACTCAGGAATGTAGATAAATTAGGTTTCGTGATGGTTAATGATTGTTTGAACTGTTATAGGTTGTTTTCTTGTGAATATGTAAATACGAGTATATATACCGGCACAGCTTCGagttttccatatttttaggAGAAGGATGATAATCGCGAGAAGATGCGATAAGTCACCTAAGAGACGAAATATGTTCATATTTTCAGTTATTGAAAGGCAAAGTTTTATAAGAAAGTAAGACTTCACAGACCTAACTCGCAAAGCATACAAAATATGACGTGGCTCTGACTGCAACATCTGCAGATGGCCGACCGATCAGCCTCGTTTAATTTCGACCGCGTTCCGAACGTCTACAACGCGAAGTACGATGTTTTACGAATACTTTcgaatttcgtattttattattcgacgttttattcgagaaatatttttaaaagaattggtatatatatattacgtGATTAAATCACGTAATAATGATTCAGTAATTATATTAGGTATTCAAATTTCTGGTGTATTCGCAGAGTgattttaacattaattttgtagTAAATTATGATAgggacaatttttatttaaaaaatattttgtacaaaaatgttgtacttGTTTTTCCGAGAGCTACtactttattgtattttattctatgtCTTGGACTCTCTTGGGTCCTCTAAGGTCGCATTTTAGGGtacagtggcgccatcggtggcgaaACGACCAAGTTTTTAGTGGAAATAGTTCCCATTGTCGCCGCTAGATGGAGCAATTAAATGCGTCAGTATAGCACTTGagactataataaatttatgttcagAATATAAgtggttttattttcaaattttaatgattacACGTTTGAACAACCAGaaagcaataaattaattaacaaaatcaaTCACAAATTCAAAAAGATAAACGAAGCAAAAGACGGTAAAAGAGATCCTCTTCTGAATCGATAAAGAAGATTCCGCCAAAGTTCAGGTGATAATCCACTGCGGTGTCGATAAGGAAGTTTCCATTATCAGGTATCGGCAACATCAGTGGCACTATCGGTGGTAGAACATCCAAGTTTGTAGAGAAATAGTTCCCATTGTCGCTGCTAGATGGCACCACTGATgcttttaatgaattatatcttttatttgccataaatgcattaTCAACACGATTCATTGCTTTATAACGCTACCCTATATCAGTTAATGtcttaaatttatcatttcaatgaatacgatcatttattgtaacgatacaaatttgagACTCCTTAGCCCACTTCAAGCTCTCAatgggaaaatattcaattagcacactaatgaatatattataaaaattaaacaactaTTTCAGATCAGGCAATCTACCAACCCTAACAAACAAATTGCTTTTGTGTGGATACCATCCCACCATGGCATAGAGGGAAATGAACTAGCAGACCAAGCAGCGAAGGAAGCCTCTATAGACTATCCAAACCCAAACAACCGCATTCCCTGCTCGGATCTATTTTACCATCTTGAATCAACAATGTGGACCAACTCAGAAAGAAGTTGGATCCATAAATCAGAGAACAAAGGCACACTCTACTTCAGgttatattataaatcaacGAGAAAACCATGGTTCCACAATTGAAACCTTCCCAGGAGTGCAACGACTTGGATTTCCAGATACAGAAGCAATCACTACAATCTGGCTGCCTCCCTCTCGAGGGTGGGGATTACACAAAATAGCAACTGCAGCTGTGGTCACGCTTTACAAGACCTGAACCACATCTTATGGCACTGCGCCCTCTTCAATCAACACAGAAGGAAGATGATAAAGGACCTAGAACAACTGGGATGGTTCCCACCATATGAAATTGAACAATTCCTTCCTCGATATCAGCCCTCAGGGTTATCTCAAGATTCATTGCAGATAATAAACTGCAAATATAGCCTCCGCTATCTTTCTGTACATCAAACACTTTCTGAATTATAACAACACCAAAGTGCACATATTGTAGTAATCCAAACAATGCTTTAGACACATCTCTAATATGCATATACATAAACTACATTACATATTCTGTATAATCAAGTAAATATAAGAAGTCTTAAGTTCATATAGTTATTACTAGTAGTAAGTTCATATATTGTATAAGATTGTATATCACTTGACCAGGGCGTATGGACCTGAATTGGTTCGAAGCCTTTAATAAACAGAACAGAACAGTAGGCGCAGAGGTGCCCCTCTTCGATTCATCCAGAACTAAACCATTACACCGTCGTATAAATAGACCAGTGACTCAAGAGGAATCCCTAGCCTCGACTTAAAAGATCAGGGACATGTTTAAAAGATTTTTCCTACTAAAAAGAAACACATGTAAATAAGCATTCTTCAATACAATTGATTCCTCTTTCAATCTCCatggaaaatatggaaataaattaaaggaGGAAGACgtttttttaacgtttttcattttaattaaaatacttataatatatacactCAGTCCGCAGGTTTCAGGACACGAATAGAGACATTATTGTATGTACAAGTATCAAATTTTGACAATATCGCGGTCTGCCAATACGGAGACATAATTCTTTACCCTACAATACTGTATAAAAATGAGAGATACGTAAAGAGAAGTCTAATAGGCGTTATAATCTACGTCAAAATCGACTTTCGAATATATATATCCTTTCTTTATACTGTCGTCGAAAGTCGATTTCGACAATGCACTGGCCACTATTGCTCGTTAAGTTATTCCAAAGTTCCTAGGAACTTTGCGTGGCGAAACGTTACATCCTTGGAAAAAATGCTAGGGAATTAATTCCTTGCTATCTTTGTGGACTCCTTATTTCCAGTCACGTGTTCCAAATCGAGGCTATCGTATTCGAGGCCCGCGGTGTTATCATAATAGGCATAATCGTAGTCGTTCTTCTTTCCAGACTTTGGTCGCGCCGTAGTTGTAGGAGGCAGCCTGGTCGTGGAGGAGAACGGTCTCGCGGATCCACTCACGTAGGTACTTCCCCGAACGGTGGTTGGCGACTGTGGCGGCCTCTGCGTGTTCGAATTGAAGCTGTTGGGATTGTACGTGGTTACTGTTGAGAGCCTcctgcaaaataaaaatgattgtcaaCTTTGCTAGTCACGGATTTCTAATAAAACGACATGATTCTGTTCAGATTGATGCACAGTAATTAATGCAAGAAATGTAAGCTTTGGGTTCTTTTTCANNNNNNNNNNCACTTAATATTTgtcagaaaattaaaatacacttgCTTCGATTAATATATGTGAAGTAATGTATGCGAATGAATATTGAGCCTCACTTGAAATGTgtcagaaaattaaaatacacttaAAATACACTTGTAGTAAGACGTATAGTAATACCTTGGCACTGGGGTGGTAGATCTTGGAGTCTCTGCCAAGTGATTGATGCTTGCAGGGCTGAATCCGATGCCAACCGATGACCTGGCAATGTCATAATTGCTGGTGCTGGTTTCGGTGTAATATTTCCCATTGCTTTCATAATTGTTGTACTGTGTAGCCTTCTTGGGTGCCTTGGTGCTGTCATAATATTGGGATGAGCTTTTGATTGGCTGGTTGGTCTTATCGTAGTACTGTCCATTGTCGTTACTCCTGATGGAGGTCTGAGCTTGACTGTTGTCATTGGTAATGTACTTCTTCGTAGCTGGACTGTAAGTGGTAGGAGCATAGCTGCTGCTTGCGTAGCTCGGGAAGTATTTTGTGGTTGACTGAGCGATGTCTTGCCTCGTGGACGTGCTCCTAAATTGTccgttattgttattgttgtaAGTATTGTCGTAAACGGTAGGTGCTTGAGTCGTGGACTGGTATGCCACGTTGTTACTTGTACGCTGAATGTTGTTATAATTTCTCTGGAAGTTTGTGTAGTCGTTCGCCTGGTAATTGGTGCTGGGTTGCAGGGTAGTGGACTGTGCTATCTGTCCACCGTTGTAATTCTGATAATTCTTGAAGGTGGTTGGTTTCACCGTGGTACTCTGACTGAAGCTACCTGTAGTTTGTtgattataatttgaattgcCATTGTAAGTATTGTAAACAGTTGTCCTGGAGGTCGTGCTAGGAGACTGGAAGTTGTAATTGTCCTGGTAAACAGCTGTGCTAGGCCTGTACGTGGAAGGTGATGCTGAATTGAATCTCTGATTGTTCTGGTTCCTGTTGTAATTTTCTTGAGGCCTCGCGCTGGTGGAGGAGACGAATCCATTGGCTCGTTGATTGTAATTGGCACCGCTGTAGAACCCAGTGTAGGTGTTCTGGTTGTTAATCGCTGGAGGTGGTGTGGTGCTGGAAGTGGAGTAGTAATTGTTGTCGTTGAACTGCTGCTTCCTGCTGACCTTTCTGACACCTgttttttttctagtatcaGGAACACTTTCTTCTTTGTAGGCCTTCTCTGCCTGGTAATCCTCGTCCTTGTCATTTCTGTTGTAGACGTTACCACTGCTGCTGACCCTCAGGTCCCTGtggttgttgttgttgttgttgttgttgttgttgttgtaatTGGTGGAGGACACCCTATTGAAGTTGTTGGCAGAGGAACGAACAGGATCACTGGTCTCGCTCCGCTGCAGGTGATCCTGAGGCTCAACGTCGTTGCGTATGTTGTCGTAGTGAGGAGATTCCAGGCCTGATCCGATCCTGTACAGGTCGAAGTTGTCGCTGGCGTAGTAAAGAGTGGCTGCCTCGCAGTCCACGTCGTACCAGTCCGCGCAGGTTTGGCTTTCTTGGTCGAAAGCGGTGTCGTTGGGACATAGGAACCTTCGGaagcaaattaaattattagcgAACGTGAATATTGAGAATGCTTGGGATTTTGAGGAATCCCCTATGTATAAGtactttttggaaattaattattcaagaatGTCAAATTTCCGGTTATTTTGATGGCTGAATTTGTATCCATGAATCTCCTATGTAAAAGTActttatgcaaataaattaattatacaagaaaGGAACAAATGCGAGCATTCCTTGATGGTTTAGGCAGCCCCCTAGGCGTAAGGCGCATGCGCAGTAGAAATGGGGAACTACCTATCTGAATAGTTCATGGTTGAGTGATCAACCGATGTTTCTAGGTTTCTCATTGGCTTACTTGTAATCCTGGACGGAGCCTGACACAGACACGCAAACGTGGAACACTTGGCAGTCGGTCTCAGGGTCGGCGTAATAGCTTCCTACGATTTTATTACGACAGCTGAAGGAAGTTTCCGGCATGTATTGTTGGGAGTATCTGGGCGGTGGTCGTTGAAGCGCGATGACGCAGGTTCCTAACACAGCCACTGCAGCAGAAAACAATTCGAGGTTGACGCGGAGGAGTTTCTGGTTATCTTGATGTTTCGAAAGCGTTTGGATATCGGTAACGAGCACTGGGAGCCACGCGAGAATCGTTATGAAAGCGACGGGAATGCGTTTATCTTTGTTTCGACACGTATTTTGCATTTCGATCCGAGTGGAAATTGTTGACACTGTATTTGGGTCGTTAGAGGATtttaaatacagggtgtctcagaaatgttggaggtccttgaaagaggtggttcgggaggtgatttgaaacaactctttccttagcgaaaatgttgtccgaggcttcgtttaggagatattaacgaaaaactccggaccaatcagagcgcgaggatgccggagGATCGCCCACGATAGGCGTGGGCTACGCGCTGGGCACCGCCCTCCGCCAGtgtactcgcgctctgattggtccggagtttttcgttaatatctcctcaacgaagcctcggataatattttcgctaaggacaaagttgtttcaaatcccTTCCacactgtatatacagggtgtcccaaaaacgttgtaacGCCTTGAAcggagtggttcgggaggtgatttgaaacaactttttccttagcgaaaatgttgtccgaggcttcgttgaagagatattaacgaaaacctctgaaccaatcagagcgcgagtatgccgatggagcgcccgctgattggtcaatgtttttcgttaatatctcctcaacgaagcctcggataacattttcgctgaggaaaaagttgtttcaaatcacctcccgaactacccctttcaaggacctccaatattcttgggacaccctgtatatacagagtggaggtgatttgaagcaacttttttcttagcgaaaatgttgtccggggcttcgttgaggagatattaacggaaaacattgaccaatcagagcgcgcgtataccggcGGAGGGCGGTCTCCTAGCGCGTAGCCCACGCCTACCGCAGACGGCCCACTGGCATCCTCGCACTTtgattggtccggagtttttcgttaatatctcctcaacgaagcctcggacaatattttcgcaaaggaaaaaattgtttcaaatcacctcccgaacccttttcaaggacctccaacatttttgggacaccctgaaTGGTTAAAGAATCTCTAGCAAAGATGGCGCCACTTGCTTCAAGTATGGCGTGGAAAAATGGTGATTCCCCGCggtagaataaaatgttttcattaatttcaatgtgaaataacaataaactaTAGGCAAAAgacaaagaatatttgttcattcatgaaataataaatatatgaaattttatttggtaattttaAGCGTGGTttataaagatatttaaaaataataacacaagaaaaataaaattcatataaaactcttattttatattgaaattaatgaatttgagcaattatttattagtaattaattaaatttacaactcCCGAAACacgattttcttaaaaataaaactttataccgacaaattttattttgtactttcatatttaattgttgattataaatgattgaaattttctgaaatattacattctgaaattttgcagGTGTTATCAtgtcgtaaaaaaaaattttaagaaaaagaagggaaCAGAAAAGTGACATTTTCGGaaaccaaaattaaaatgataaagtagcttcataaataaataaatacactttACTTCACATTTGTATCCTatctttatgttttatgtcgcgctgaattaaattaatttaatcaactaaaatttaattaaatctacagTACGTATATTTGAGATTCTAAAAAAATGACGCCtcgaatagaaataaaatttaactttcGTTTTACgtttaatgtacaaataaacaaactcaATTAAACCAACTCTCTCTaccgataataaaaattcaacaaaaattacactCACGTGCTCGGCAATAATGCAAATAATTCGAGAACCCACTTTATCGAGTACTTTCGTAAAAATCGCAAACGTACCCCATACGAGGATGAAACGTCGTCCTACGGCTTCCATGGCTCTGCACTGTTGCTCTTTGTCCGTAAGAAAGATTACACTCCCGAGTTACCTTCGCGTAGGGACTCTTTGTGGCGACTGCGGCGTCGAGGAGAACGTCCCGGCCGAGAAGAGGATGCCTCGCGTCTGAGAGGATGGCTCGGATGGTGGAGGGGGTTCCCCTGCGGTCCTTACAGGAGAAGGTACACGTGTGATGGGGATAAAGGACGTAACATTTTCGTTACGTCACTCTCGATCAGCCAGATGGTGGCTGGAGGATGATGATGAGTCCTCTGGTATTCCGTTGCACTGATCGTTCACGTGTATAtttgtttgtgtgtgtgtgagtgCAGTTACACTGCGACGTTGGTGAAACTGTCGACGAAGGAGGCAATTTGCGCCTGGAGTTATCATGCTCTCGAGTTTTAGCAAGCTCTTAGCAGTTTTAGTATCGATTTActgattattaaatataattgagcGAAAGTGTTGGTCAAACTGTGGCTACCTAgggatttttcgtttctttggtTGGTACTGGATGTGgtaggaaatttttaatggtTGAAATTTAACTCAATATTGAATATGGATTAGGTTTATTGAATCAAATTATCATGTTCTCGAGTTTTAGCAAGCTCTTTTAGTATTGATTTACTGACTACTAAATAGAATTGAGCGGAAGTGTTGGTCAAACTGTGGCTCTCTAGGGATTTTTCGTTTCACAAATCTCTTTTATCACTCTGTACATATATATCCAatttaataatcgaatattAAACACTATACTCGAAGAATCTCTCAGACAATTGTGCAAAATAATGGATCAAACTATTCACTTAATCCTGTACTGCTTTGGAGTCATATTTCAGGGGGCACAGCCAAGTTTAAATACAGAACGTTATATTTGAAGTTTAATTTGATTGTGTTTGATGAGGTTTTGGAAGTGGCTATGAGGATACAAAACTTACCCAGGTAGTTCCAAGTGGTTCCAAATAGTTACGATTGGTTTCAGACGATTTCAAGTAATTGTTCCAGATGGTTCCAGATGGTTCCAAGTGGTGCTAGGTAGTTCCAAGTGGTTCCAAGCGATTCCAGATGGTTCTAAATGGTTCCAATTGGTTCTCAATGGTTCCAATTAGTTTTAGATGGTTCCAAGTGATTATTCCAGATGGTTCCAAGTGGTTCCAAGTGATTCCAGATGGTTCCAATAggtttcaatttcttccaaGTTGTCCCAATTGGTTTCAATTTGTTCTAAGTGATTATTCCAGATGGTTCCAAGCGGTTCCAATTGGTGCTAGGTAGGTCCAAGTGTTGCTAGGTAGTTCCAAGTGGTTCCAGATGATTCTAAGTGGTCCCAATTGAATTCAGACGATTTCAAGTAATTGTTCCAGATGAATCCAGATGGTTCCAATTGGTGCTAGGTGGTTCCAAGTGGTTCCAAGTGATTCCAGATGGTTCTAAATGGTTCCAATTGGTTTTAGATGGTTCCAAGTGATTGTTCCAGGTGGTTCCAGTTGGTTCCAAGTGGTTCCAGGTGGTTCTAAATGGTTTCAAGCGGTTCCAGCTGCTTCTAAGCTGTTCCAATAggtttcaatttcttccaaGTTGTCCCAATTGGTTTCAATTTGTTCTAAGTGTTTGTTCCAGGTGGTTCCAAGTGGTTCCAAATGGTGCTAGTTAGTTCCAAGTGCTTTCAGATGGTTTCAAGTGATTCCAGATGTTTCGAACCTGTTTGAATGGGTTTCAGTTTCTTACAAGTGGTCCCAATtggtttcaatttattctaaGTGATTGTTCCAGGTGGTTCCAGATGGTTCCAGGTAGTTTCAAGTGGTTCCAAGGGATTCCAGATGGTTCTAAATGGTTCCAATTGGTGCTAGGAAGATCCAAGGGGTTCAAGATGGTTCTAAGTGGTTCCAATTGATTTCAGATGGTTCCAAGTGAATGTTCCAGGTAGTTCCAAGTGGTTTCAAGGGATTCCAGATGGTTCTAAATGGTTCCAATTGGTTTTAGATGGTTCCAAGTGGTACTAGGTAGTTCCAAGTGCCTTCAAATGGTTTTAAGGCGTCCATATGATTATTTCAGGTGGTTCCAATTGGTTTTACATGGTTCCAAGTGATTATTCCAGATGGTTCCAAGCGGTTCCAATTGGTGCTAGGTAGTTCCAAGTAGTTCCAATTGGTTTTAGATGGTTCCAAGTGATTGTTCCAGGTGGTTCCAGGTGGTTCGAAATGGTTTCAAGTGGTTCCAGCTGCTTCTAAGCTGTTCCAATAGGTTTCAATGTCTTCCAAGTTGTTCCAATTGGTTTCAATTTGTTCTATGTGTTTGTTCCAGGTGGTTCCAAGTGGTTCCAAATGGTGCTAGGTAGTTCCAAGTCCTTCCAAATGATTCTGAGGGGTTCCAAGTGATGGTTCTAGATGGTTCCAGGTGGTTCCAAATGGTTTCAAGTGGTTCCAGATGGTTTCAAGTAGTTCCAATAGGTGCTAGGTAGTTCCAAGTGCTTTCAGATGGTTCCAAGTGATTTCAGATGATATCAAGTGGTTGTTCTAAGTGGTTCGAGATAGTTCCAAGTGGTTCCAATTGGTGCTAGGTAGTTCCAAGTGGTTCAAGATGGTTCCAAGTGGTTCCAATTGATTTCAGATGGTTCCAAGTGGTTCCAAGGGATTCTAGATGGTTCTAAATGGTTCCAATTGGTTTTAGATGGTTCCAAGTGGTNNNNNNNNNNAGATGGTTCTAAATGGTTCCAATTGGTTTTAGATGGTTCCAAGTGGTGCTAGGTAGTTCCAAGTGCTTCCAAATGGTTTTAAGGGGTTTTAAGTGATGGTTCCAAATGGTTTCAAGTGGTTCTAGATAGGTCCAAGCGGTTCCAATTGGTGCTAGTTAGTTCCAAGTGATTCCAAATGGTTCCAAGTGATTTCAGATGGTACCAAGTGGTTGTTCTAGGTGGTTCCAGATGGTTCCTCGTGGTTCCAAGTTGACTGGATTTATTGAATCAAATTATCATGCCCTCGAGTTTTAGCAAGTTCTTAGCAGTCTCAGTATCGATTTACTGACTACTAAATATAATAGACCAGAAGTGTTGGTCAAACTGTGACTCCCTAGggatttttcgtttccttcgttGGTACTACACGAAAGGGAATTTCTAATGGTCGAAATTTAACGCTGTGTCGAAGAtcatgtttaaatttatatacaataacaaatatgcaataatacagcaataattatagtaaatacaGCATCagtatataaatgtaatactgGAAGGAAAATTGGCACGAATAAAAGgtaaaacatatatttttctatccaCTACTAAAATAGTACCACAGTTGTTATCATAAGGCTACCTTTTATGATCGTGGAACCACCTggataattttttacatcCCCACAGGACCAAATgcaatcgaaataaatttccaacgatcgcccacaaaaatttctaaagaCACAAGACTAAAAAATACTTCTATCACTTTCCCacatttaatcgaattaatctTTAAAGTTCGTCCAGCTATCACAGGCccgaaatattttcaaacccATCGCTTCATTCGATCCAGATCGAGACTGTTACCCTTACCAAATGCAGTTTCCTATCTATGTCAAAATCAATCGCCAACACCAGATTCTCCATCGAGGTACGAGCAACGTGTTCCCTCTACGACCATCTATGCACGCCATTCAATACCAGCGATGTCGATATTTCTGTGCTCCAGTTAGTATTGCTTTCGCCCGCGGTACCACGGCGACCATAAATCTCGAAGTCGTGAGGTGGATTCACTGTGCGCACGAGCCGAATGTAGGCGACGCGCCGTGTGGAGGACGTCGGAGATCCGACGCTTTCACTGGCTCGATTCGCAGCATATGAGAAGCGTACGAAGGGGAAACAGGAAAAAGGGGAACCTGGCTCGAGACTGTTGCCTGTACCAAGGACGAATAAATCGCGAATCTCTTATTCTTGGATGGGGAGCAACGTTACCCGCCGATACTTTTAGTTCTGTTCGAGTTGGAAGTACTTTTGAAGAGGTTATTTTTGGGATTCTTGATAG
This region of Hylaeus volcanicus isolate JK05 chromosome 9, UHH_iyHylVolc1.0_haploid, whole genome shotgun sequence genomic DNA includes:
- the LOC128881993 gene encoding ER lumen protein-retaining receptor isoform X2, yielding MLCELGDLSHLLAIIILLLKIWKTRSCAGISGKSQILFAIVYTMRYLDLVTTYISAYNTFMKVIFIATSYATVFLMYAKFKATYDHNHDTFRIEFLVLPTLVLALLINHEFTVVEILWTFSIYLESVAILPQLFLVSKTGEAESITSHYLFALGSYRGLYLLNWVYRYYAEDHYDLIAIVAGLVQTVLYCDFFYLYITKVLKGKKLQLPA
- the LOC128881993 gene encoding ER lumen protein-retaining receptor isoform X1 translates to MLQSEPRHILYALRVRSVKSYFLIKLCLSITENMNIFRLLGDLSHLLAIIILLLKIWKTRSCAGISGKSQILFAIVYTMRYLDLVTTYISAYNTFMKVIFIATSYATVFLMYAKFKATYDHNHDTFRIEFLVLPTLVLALLINHEFTVVEILWTFSIYLESVAILPQLFLVSKTGEAESITSHYLFALGSYRGLYLLNWVYRYYAEDHYDLIAIVAGLVQTVLYCDFFYLYITKVLKGKKLQLPA
- the LOC128881989 gene encoding probable serine/threonine-protein kinase clkA — encoded protein: MEAVGRRFILVWVAVLGTCVIALQRPPPRYSQQYMPETSFSCRNKIVGSYYADPETDCQVFHVCVSVSGSVQDYKFLCPNDTAFDQESQTCADWYDVDCEAATLYYASDNFDLYRIGSGLESPHYDNIRNDVEPQDHLQRSETSDPVRSSANNFNRVSSTNYNNNNNNNNNNNHRDLRVSSSGNVYNRNDKDEDYQAEKAYKEESVPDTRKKTGVRKVSRKQQFNDNNYYSTSSTTPPPAINNQNTYTGFYSGANYNQRANGFVSSTSARPQENYNRNQNNQRFNSASPSTYRPSTAVYQDNYNFQSPSTTSRTTVYNTYNGNSNYNQQTTGSFSQSTTVKPTTFKNYQNYNGGQIAQSTTLQPSTNYQANDYTNFQRNYNNIQRTSNNVAYQSTTQAPTVYDNTYNNNNNGQFRSTSTRQDIAQSTTKYFPSYASSSYAPTTYSPATKKYITNDNSQAQTSIRSNDNGQYYDKTNQPIKSSSQYYDSTKAPKKATQYNNYESNGKYYTETSTSNYDIARSSVGIGFSPASINHLAETPRSTTPVPRRLSTVTTYNPNSFNSNTQRPPQSPTTVRGSTYVSGSARPFSSTTRLPPTTTARPKSGKKNDYDYAYYDNTAGLEYDSLDLEHVTGNKESTKIARN